The stretch of DNA ATTCTGTCCCACACCGTGCTAGATATGGTGCTAGTGAAGGAGCCAAAGCCTGGATTTACACTGGAGAGGGAGAacccacttaaaggggttgtccactactcagacaaccccttctgaataccTATGTAACCccacagtaaaataataacacgtaTATTTGCCTCCGGTCCACGGGCTATTTCATTGGTGTCAGCACTGCCTCTCCCACTGCTCATGTGACATTACTATGTCATGTGACCTCtgcggccaatcagcgctggctttacTCTCCCCTCCTAAAAAATCAAGAGATTGACAGTACAGGAGAGCCTCTGTTGCGCTCTCCCTTCCACAGGATGTCAAGTACGTCTGTAGGAGAGTAAAGGCAGCGCTGATTGGCCATAGGAATCATGTGACATCTCTCAGCGCTGTAAGGTCCACTCCACCCCTCACCTCACACTAATACTTCTGGGACAGTAGATCTTGAAGTGTTTGTAATTAATCAGCCCTGCTATATTTTCCCTCCCACCACACTGACAGCAGTGAgaggagatctggaagtgtttgcaATCGCACTGAGCTCTGCTGTGCTGTGAGAGATCCGGAAGTGTTTGTAATCGCACTGAGCTCAGCTTTTTCCCCACCACACAGTGACTGCTGTGAGAGATCTTGAAGTGTTCGCGGTCATAATCAGCACTGCTCTGTCCCGCTCCCtccacactgactgctgtgagtGGAGATCTGAAAGTGTTTGTAATCAGAGTAAGCTCTGCTCTATACTACACAGTAGCTGGCATTATCTTTTTCTTCTTGCAGGATGCATGCTTTTGATTGGTCAATGACAAGCATGTAACAAAGTACATGCCCCAAGAGAAGAATACAAATGAATTGAGTGACCTGAAATGTGGAAATATGCATATTGCATACCTGCAGTTATGTTACCGTCTGCTCTCAACATTGACAACAGAGAATTGCaggctgtgaggattcagaagtctgcagtcacatagagcgactgcagactttTAGCAAAAGATCGGACAACCCATTTTAAGAGTAAATAAACTTCCAAATTTCTTTCAATAATTTATGCAGCTTTgaaagttaaagaggttgtccactacttttgcaTTGAttacccatcagagaagtgtcaccttgccgcCGTTGATGGGCatatatgaattggccaatttatactcTAAGAACTTTCATTTTTGCAAGTTCACTTTATTTAGCAACAATTCATTTTAGATCTCATgtattcagtgtttgcatatacTTTGGCCCTTACAGAGGGCTGCTGTGCTCTCTTtttgtatattatgcagtcatTGCAACTTGAACCCATTCACATTgtatggaggtgctggtcaggtttttgtctCCTgcaatccttaggataggtcatcaatgtctgatcggtcggggtccgGCACCCCCGCTAATCAGCTGTTATTGGTGCCAGCGGCGGCCTTCAGAGGTACTTACTTGCGGAGCTTGGCCATCTACTTGTAGTTTTCGCTGTggggtactacacatctgcctcctattcaattcaataggaggcggatgtgcagtaacaAGCCTTGGCCACTAAAAGTAGACGACCAAGTTCCGCAAGTAAGTACCTCTGGAGACCGCCGCCATCACtggcaccgataacagctgatcagcgaGGGTGTTGGACCCCAACCGatcaaatattgatgacctatcctacaaATAcgacatcaatgtaaaagtagtcgaCAACCACTTTAACTctgaaaatcatttttttaagcAACTTGACTTCAGTTCTGTAAAAAAAAACGTGCATCTAAGTGGCCTTCAAACCACTTCTTACTGCTTAGTGTACTTATGTTATTTTTTTAACTCCATTACTATACACTGGAAGTATCAACTCTGGCAATTGAAGGGGAGACACCTTAGGAGTGTGTTAGCTTCCCAGAAAGGTTTTCAGTGCTGATGTCCTCAGAGCACTCATGGGGATCGCGCTGTATGTCTTGCATTAGCACCACTAGACTGTATGTCACCTGCACTGCGTCATACTGTGTCATACTGCGGAGGTGCCGACGGACTGACAGGGAGCAATCTCCCATTGTCTAACTCCTCAAATGCTGCTGTCACTATTGACCGTGGCATCTGAGTGGTTAAAGTGGTGAGATCAGAACTAGGTCCTGTCCCAGCACACTCTGCAGGAGCGCAGCTGTTTATAAGGGATCTTTCAGACGTTCGTGATCATTTGTCCAATCTCAGATGGCAATGCATAGGCTAGCCATGCGTCTCCCAACCTTAGCGTGACAGCTTCTTATATTTGtatgaagctgtcacgcttggTTCAGGAAACGAGCGGTCAGTCCATGCTTTGCGATCTGATATGGGACCGATAATCACGGATGACTGAAAGAGCCCTAACAGCCTGATCCTGTTTCAGCTAGCATGAGCACAAGTCCTGTGCTTGTGCCACTCATCAGATCTAACTGTACACCCATTTACCGGAAATCACCTGCAATCTGATCATAcagttagggtgctttcacattgcgttctatGTCCCCGTTGGGGCATAAGTCCGAAATCCCTAGCAAAATGGGGTCCGGACGTAGGTGCCGACAGGGCCAATATATTGCAATGGTGACGGCAGAGCGAACATGCAGCATTGCAATCGGTTGGCCCCGTTGGCGCCTACGTCAGGACCCCGTTTTCCTGGGGATTTCGGGCGTACTGCATGGTCCGATGGGACACAAAAAACAATGTGAATGTGCCCTTTTATTTGTGGGAAGAGGTTAAAAATGTTTCTACTTTTTTAAAACATGTAGCATTTTAACATATAATTCTTTATGAAGGGTAACTTCCATCTTTTTTTATGTAGGTATCTCATCATACCAAACTGTGTTGTGCGTAGTTGTAATCCCGCAAGAAAGAATTATGATCGTTCTAGAAGCCTTCATAGTTTTCCAAAAGAACCTGATAGAATCAAGCTATGGCTGATGCAGACAGGACAATATGACCCCGACCTTGTTGACCAAATGGTTATAAAAGTGTTTCTAGGAAAAGTAAATGACTCCTATAGACTGTGTTCCTTACACTTCTCACATGACTCTTACCACTATGACGGATGTCGGAGGATATTGAAGAAGAATGCCATTCCTACTATTTTTAATACAGTAAGACCATCTACAATTCCATCTTTACCATCTACAACTATTCCTTCAGAATCAGGACCATCAGACTTATCTAATAAGCAACACACATCTTCTACTCCACATACCCAAGGCCAAACACCATCTTGTTCTGAAGCAATACGGACATATCGAGTTGAGGTTCCTGTTGTTCCTCCAAAGGTATCCTCACAACCCACTGTTCAGAAAATGACTTTAATTCCTGTGGTTCCTCAACATGTTTTTTTTCAGTCATGTGGAACTGATCAAAAACCTAATCCAGCACTTAGCAACAAACCATCAATGGTAACTATTCAACTAACTGCAACCACTATGGCCACAAAAAGTATGTCTGCCGTGTCTGGTGTAAGTGAGCAGCCTTCTGTATCAAGACCTTCTACATCATCCATTGTGGAAGTACCAGTGTCGTCATCATTGATGGTTCATCAGAGTACACCTACAATTTCACAATTAAAAGTATCATCCCAAGGTGGTCAACTGGGGGGAAAGCTAACATCTGTTAACTTGCAGCAAAGTACAATGGCCCCCGTCACATGTCTGGGGAAACCTTCTGTTCCCACAAGTTCCAACTTGTTTTTGGATAACCAGCTTAGATCACAAGCAACATCTTCAAACACCAAAACCGCATCATCCAAAACTCTGACAGCTCCACCGGCCAATATTCCTGTCATTGGTGAAACAAAGCCGTCCTCCATGACGGTTCTTCCAGTTTCTGTAAATGCATCCCCTGTAACACAGGCACCAGCAGCATCTGCTTTGGCACAGAACGCACCCTCTACGTCTGTTGTACAGAACCCACCTTCTTCCTATTCCGCAGTTCCCGATTGTGCACCGCCATCAAAGAAAAGAAAACTGAAGGACAATATGCTTTTTTTAAATCCTGTAGCCGTATCGTCTACTGCTCCGACCGTTCTGCCCAGCCAGACGTCTGTTAACACAGGTAATTTTATTTTCCTGCCACATAACGCACCATTCGTTCAACCATCCTGTCTACTCCAGAAGCCTTTAATGGTGGACAAAGGAGTCAACACTGATTTCTGCACAAATAGCAAAAGTTTCTGTGTTGCTACTGACCCAATTTATAGGAGAAgaagcatacacacacaaactaAAATATCTAGAAGAAATCGCAAAATTATGTGCACCTTATTGCTTGGAAGCAAAACAGCCAATACCTCACAATCAACCACATCTCTCGCCAGCCCCGAAGACATTGGATTTAATGACTGCAGTTCTTCCAGGGCAAGTGATGATGACAATGATCCGAGTGAAGATTTGGAAACCGCTAATTTAGATCTCGTTAAAGTTGAAATCTTATCTGATTCTGAAGTTGATGTATTAGGACCTGCTTCTTCGGGTAAAAAACAGGCAATTAATATTAAACAAGAAGATGATTCATCAGCAGGGAAAAAACTGCTATCAGCAACAACTTTTAAAAGTTACTTTACAATACCGAATTGTGACATCAATACTCTGAAAATTGAACCCAATATAAAAATGGAAGTGGATCAATTTCCAATTTCTATCCTTACACATAACATCACTAACTTTGGATCACAAAATCCTAAAAATGAACGAAATTCCCCCATTCCAAGTGATCCAATTTGCAAAAATTCAGTTTTATGGGGAACTTCTGCCCTACAGACCGATGATGAGCAAGACGACCCGAACGACTCCTCCTTTCACATCAATGAATTGAGCGAGGATGAAGAGGAGTCATTCTTAGTGCCAAGTGATGCTGAAGATGAAGATGACGTAAAACGTGTCTTCCAGGACTTAGATTCACCGCTGGAAAATCCTGTTGATGAAGAAAAGTATCTTGTATTTGAGTCCTGTCTCAAAAAACTAATAAGGATGATCCCGTGTATGTCCGAAACAAAATGTACGTCACCTCTTACACAGTACAGGAAGGAAACTATTGGATCATATTTGTCAGTAGAGGTTCGGTGCCAGTCTGGTCATACAAGGTTACTGTGGGAAAGCCAGCCAAGACATGGATATCAGCCACTGGGAAATGTTCTGTTATCGGCAGCAGTGCTATTCAGCAGCTCAAGTTTTCTAACATCCCAACATATGTTCAAATTGCTCAATGTGAAATCAATAGACAAAACTACTTACTATAAAAATCAGTCCATGTACCTCTTCCCTGCCATTAACCATCACTGGAAGGAGGAGCAAAAAGCTGTCATACAAAATATCCGGGAAAGACCACTTTGCTTAGCAGGAGATCGACAATTAGACAATCCTGGATTTTCTCCCAAGTATTCTGTATACTCTCTGATGGACGTGGCTAGCAAAAAAATATGTTCATTTTCTGTGGAGCCGGTTACTCCAGAAGAGACATTGGAAGACTCAGAAAAAGTAGGATTCCAGAAGGCAATGGGTGAACTCCAGACTATGAACGCTGAAGTGAAAATGATTGTTACTGACAGAAGTGTCGCTATCCAAGAACTTCTGAAGGACGATTATCCGGGTATCGTACATCTCGTGGATCTGTGGCATTTATCCAAATCAATAGGTAATGAAGTTTTAATGGCAGCAAAGCACAAAGACTGTGAAGTCCTCTACGAATGGGTGGAGGCGATCAGAAACCATATTTGGTGGAGCTCTTGCACATGTTCTAAAAACCCTGATTTGTTAATCCACAAATGGAAATCCGTTCTTCAGCATGTCACCAATGTCCATGAGTGGGGAGGTGATAGTGACTGCAAAGCCTGTCATCATCCACCTCTCCCAGAAGAAGTGGTGAAAAACACAAAGTGGCTGGAGAAAAATTCAGCTGCCTATGAACAACTCAAAAAGATAGTTCTAAGTACCAGTCTATTACAGAATCTAAAGGCACTTTCCTTCCTCTGTCACACGGGAGAGTTAGAGATATACCATAGCGCTTGCCGTAAATATCGTCCAAAGACGTTACACTTCTTCATGGACTCTATGGTGGCGCAAACACAACTCGCTGCCCTTGACCATAACAGAAATGTCCACAGGGTGAAGGAAGTGGTGAAAAATGCATCAAGTGAAGATTCTTTAGATACTATGACACAGAGATTAGAGGTTTCAAATGGTCTAAAGTCCTGGATTGTCAAGACACTGTATAAGCCAGATTGCCAAAATTTTCTTTTTGACATTATGAATGATGTTACAGCACTTGTCAGAGAGGAGAAAAACATTTAAATAACCCAACACTTATGGAAAGCACCAATTAGGGGATTACAaacaatgcattttttttcctttgtatgGTGATGTATatgatatatattgtgtatattgaAGTATTTTTCTATACCCATAAAAAAATTTACAAAGCGGTTGATATTACTATTCCACGTTCTTGTATCAACATATTtctaaaagggaacctgccagAACCACGGGCAGGCTAAGGCCACGTTCGTtcacactctcagtatttggtcaatattttacatcagaatttgtaagTAGGGGAACAAtcagggaaaagtataatagaaacatatgtaccacgtctgcatttatcacccactcctggttttggcttacaaatactgatgtaaaatactgaccaaatattgaacgtgtgaacatgacccGAGTCCAAGACTGATTTGATTATTGCAGCCGTGTTTTCCATACTCAGAAATGCTGCGACGTTTCAGAGAAAGTATCGTTTTATAGCAGCGTCCAGTGATTAGGGTGACTATTCACAGAGGTACGTCCCCGCTGACATCTCCCCGTGTTTTATACACACAAGTGGGTCGGGCCCCGTTTTCGAGTGTATGTCCACTCTGAAAAACcgcagtgtttcagagtaaaacatacatggTTGGAATAACAGAGCCAGTCTCTGATTCATGCAGGTACCTGGGACCTTCGCCCTGCTTggcttgattgacaggtctctctctacTTGTCTGTAAAGAGACCTGTCATTCAAGGAGAAGCAGCTAAGGGCGAATCATCCTAGTCACAACATCCCCAGCCAGATTCTAAAAGCATATTTCCTCTGAAACGCCGCAGTGTTTCATAATAATGGCGCAGTCAGACGTATAGCACGGACGACACTGGCATCATAGTGCACGGAGTGGCCAACGGTTCTCCTGACCcaggcgtgacagctgcatagaaatacatcacgctgTCCCGCTCGGATCAGGTgacccgccggccagtccgtgcattgcgatgCCATCTTCATCTGTGTTATGCGTCCATCTGACTGCTCCCTAAAACTTGCACTTCAGCAATAATAAAGCCGGGTTTTAATTATTTGTGGGTTTTACATTTTTCATGCAAAGTATTTCAGAGTTGGAGATAACAAAATACCCACAGTTTACATTGGCACGGAGGCTGTATATTTTTGATGACTTTCCAATATAGTATATTGAAATTTTTTTTCTTTGGATCAAtgagaaaatgtaaaaaacagaTGATGATTCACCGTCCAATTTCAATTTTAAAATTTACAACCAATAACTTAATCAAATTACGGTCTGAAAATGTATGATCAGGTACTATGTGAAGGATGCCATACTACATGTATTTCTGCTGAATGTTTAATACTGCAGGCTATGCATCGTGCCCGTTATATATACACTACAATGTAAAGGTGCCCATACAACTGCATGCCTGGCTTAGCTGACTGACAGCAGCTTCTGGGAGAAGTCACGACGAGTATTCGTGTCTTGTCATGCCAGGTGCTTTTCCTCCACCTAAAACGTCACAAAGATTTTATCAGCAAATGCTTTAACCTCTCGGCTGTATAGAGCGGGCTCAGgatctgagcctgctccatactctGGTGCAGGCTGTGTTACAACTTTGGATCAGCTGGGCTGTGCTCCATTGTATATTTCACTTTTCTAGGCACTGGTCCCGCTCTTCCCTGGTCTGTTTTGAGGCCTGGTTGGCACATAGCATGGTAAGGGGTCTTGAGGTTTGGGCCTCCATGGATCAAACATTTTGGATTTATCTTAAGGACTGCGAACAAAGTTAAAAGCCCAAAGAACCTCTACCATCCCCATTCTACCCATGCATTAGTAAGTGTATGCGAAAGCTATCATACATTGCAGCCTAATGCTGTACACAGCAAAAACAGCCGCAGCTCATCCCAAATCCACATTACTGAAGTCCAGATCTATGAAGAAGTTAGATGTCGCACACAGCCGCTAAATGGAAGATTATTACACATTTGGGAAAATAAATCTATTTATTACATGT from Ranitomeya imitator isolate aRanImi1 chromosome 9, aRanImi1.pri, whole genome shotgun sequence encodes:
- the LOC138648913 gene encoding uncharacterized protein, translated to MQTGQYDPDLVDQMVIKVFLGKVNDSYRLCSLHFSHDSYHYDGCRRILKKNAIPTIFNTVRPSTIPSLPSTTIPSESGPSDLSNKQHTSSTPHTQGQTPSCSEAIRTYRVEVPVVPPKVSSQPTVQKMTLIPVVPQHVFFQSCGTDQKPNPALSNKPSMVTIQLTATTMATKSMSAVSGVSEQPSVSRPSTSSIVEVPVSSSLMVHQSTPTISQLKVSSQGGQLGGKLTSVNLQQSTMAPVTCLGKPSVPTSSNLFLDNQLRSQATSSNTKTASSKTLTAPPANIPVIGETKPSSMTVLPVSVNASPVTQAPAASALAQNAPSTSVVQNPPSSYSAVPDCAPPSKKRKLKDNMLFLNPVAVSSTAPTVLPSQTSVNTGNFIFLPHNAPFVQPSCLLQKPLMVDKGVNTDFCTNSKSFCVATDPIYRRRSIHTQTKISRRNRKIMCTLLLGSKTANTSQSTTSLASPEDIGFNDCSSSRASDDDNDPSEDLETANLDLVKVEILSDSEVDVLGPASSGKKQAINIKQEDDSSAGKKLLSATTFKSYFTIPNCDINTLKIEPNIKMEVDQFPISILTHNITNFGSQNPKNERNSPIPSDPICKNSVLWGTSALQTDDEQDDPNDSSFHINELSEDEEESFLVPSDAEDEDDVKRVFQDLDSPLENPVDEEKYLVFESCLKKLIRMIPCMSETKCTSPLTQYRKETIGSYLSVEVRCQSGHTRLLWESQPRHGYQPLGNVLLSAAVLFSSSSFLTSQHMFKLLNVKSIDKTTYYKNQSMYLFPAINHHWKEEQKAVIQNIRERPLCLAGDRQLDNPGFSPKYSVYSLMDVASKKICSFSVEPVTPEETLEDSEKVGFQKAMGELQTMNAEVKMIVTDRSVAIQELLKDDYPGIVHLVDLWHLSKSIGNEVLMAAKHKDCEVLYEWVEAIRNHIWWSSCTCSKNPDLLIHKWKSVLQHVTNVHEWGGDSDCKACHHPPLPEEVVKNTKWLEKNSAAYEQLKKIVLSTSLLQNLKALSFLCHTGELEIYHSACRKYRPKTLHFFMDSMVAQTQLAALDHNRNVHRVKEVVKNASSEDSLDTMTQRLEVSNGLKSWIVKTLYKPDCQNFLFDIMNDVTALVREEKNI